From the Cohaesibacter sp. ES.047 genome, one window contains:
- a CDS encoding helix-turn-helix domain-containing protein, with the protein MNKQYDHAKCSTVRELLSRLGDKWTVLVIIMLRDGPMRFSVLKRSVAGISQRMLTLTLRTLERDGLVSRTVHPTVPPAVEYALTDLGHSFAEPIMALGDWVFHHHAEIQSARMIFDDNQAQSTPPARKPQPEQAEQAPIAIGASAIDHG; encoded by the coding sequence ATGAACAAACAATATGATCACGCCAAATGCAGCACGGTGCGCGAATTGCTCTCGCGGCTGGGTGACAAATGGACCGTGCTGGTGATCATCATGCTCAGGGATGGCCCGATGCGCTTCAGCGTCCTCAAACGTTCGGTTGCCGGCATTTCGCAGCGCATGCTGACGCTGACTCTCAGAACACTGGAACGGGATGGACTGGTGAGCCGGACGGTTCATCCGACTGTGCCACCCGCCGTGGAATATGCCTTGACCGATCTTGGCCATTCCTTCGCCGAGCCAATCATGGCGCTGGGGGATTGGGTGTTTCACCACCATGCCGAAATCCAGTCGGCCCGGATGATATTCGATGACAATCAGGCCCAATCGACGCCGCCGGCCCGCAAGCCACAACCCGAACAAGCAGAACAGGCTCCGATAGCGATCGGCGCATCAGCCATAGACCATGGCTAA
- a CDS encoding polyhydroxyalkanoate depolymerase has translation MSMLPMPVYQMYEWNHAMLSPWRAAADATRVFMQNPVNPLSQTPWGKTMAAVAELFERTTRRYGKPEFGIHEVSIDGQATSVHEKTVWRHPFCNLIHFERMLPAGHGKDPKLLIVAPMSGHYATLLRGTVETMLPNHEVYITDWIDARLVPLQDGEFGLDDYIDYIIDMLHYLGPNTHVMAVCQPSVPVMAAVAHMNAADDPRTPASMILMGGPIDTRISPTAVNDYANSKGIDWFRNNVILPVPFPHAGFGRRVYPGFLQLGGFMGMNLDRHVSAHQEFYNHLVVGDGDSAEKHRDFYDEYLAVMDMTEEFYLETLQTVFIEHALPDGKMTYRGNRIDASAITKTALMTIEGEKDDITGTGQTKAAHALCSGLEEAMKVHYDQEGVGHYGVFNGSRFRSEIAPRVSDFIRTHDQERA, from the coding sequence ATGTCCATGCTTCCCATGCCCGTTTACCAGATGTACGAGTGGAACCATGCGATGCTCAGTCCATGGCGGGCTGCGGCCGATGCAACGCGGGTCTTCATGCAAAACCCGGTCAACCCGCTCTCCCAAACGCCATGGGGCAAGACGATGGCCGCCGTGGCAGAGCTGTTCGAGCGCACCACACGCCGCTATGGCAAACCCGAATTCGGCATTCATGAGGTCTCGATCGATGGTCAGGCGACCTCGGTGCATGAAAAGACCGTCTGGCGTCACCCCTTCTGCAATCTCATCCATTTTGAGCGGATGCTGCCTGCCGGACACGGCAAGGACCCCAAGCTATTGATCGTCGCGCCGATGTCTGGCCACTATGCAACGCTTCTGCGCGGCACGGTCGAGACGATGCTGCCCAATCACGAGGTATACATCACCGATTGGATCGATGCCCGCCTCGTGCCGTTGCAGGACGGCGAGTTCGGGCTCGATGACTATATCGACTATATTATCGACATGCTGCATTATCTGGGACCCAACACTCATGTCATGGCTGTTTGCCAGCCTTCTGTGCCAGTCATGGCTGCGGTTGCTCACATGAACGCGGCAGATGATCCGCGGACACCGGCATCCATGATCCTGATGGGCGGCCCGATCGACACGCGCATTTCGCCCACCGCCGTCAATGATTATGCCAACAGCAAGGGCATCGACTGGTTCCGCAACAATGTCATCCTGCCCGTTCCCTTCCCTCATGCCGGTTTTGGCCGGCGGGTTTACCCCGGTTTTCTGCAATTGGGCGGCTTCATGGGCATGAATCTGGATCGCCATGTCAGCGCCCATCAGGAATTTTACAATCATCTGGTGGTTGGGGATGGCGACTCGGCCGAGAAGCATCGTGACTTCTATGACGAATATCTCGCGGTCATGGACATGACTGAGGAATTCTATCTCGAGACGTTGCAAACTGTCTTCATCGAGCATGCCCTGCCTGATGGCAAGATGACCTATCGCGGCAACCGCATTGACGCGTCAGCCATCACCAAGACCGCCTTGATGACGATTGAAGGCGAAAAGGACGACATCACCGGCACCGGCCAGACCAAGGCCGCTCATGCGCTGTGTTCCGGATTGGAAGAGGCGATGAAGGTTCATTACGACCAAGAGGGCGTCGGACATTATGGTGTCTTCAACGGCTCACGCTTTAGGTCCGAGATTGCGCCGCGTGTTTCCGATTTCATCCGCACCCATGATCAAGAGCGCGCATAG